A window from Rana temporaria chromosome 8, aRanTem1.1, whole genome shotgun sequence encodes these proteins:
- the LOC120910107 gene encoding gastrula zinc finger protein XlCGF57.1-like isoform X1 encodes MEDGEMITECKQEESSLHMDTTDDHNVRNTSEESSDKSHTRTLRFHSRNTLIDPSIPEESSSGQEGDHTEERSLSCSVCGKLFTKKRYLLKHRKYHTAEHHQYSHTGEHSFSCSECGKGFIHKSGLVGHQRSHTGERPFSCSECGKSYTERKNLIKHQKIHTGERPYSCSECGKCFSSKQSLLAHWYSHTGERPFSCSECGKGFTVKSKLLIHEKIHTGESPHSCSECGKCFIEEINLLVHQRSHTGESSHSCSECGKCFTEEINLIKHLKIHTGERPYPCSECGKSFTRKRNLIRHQKIHTGERPYSCSECGKGFIEKAKLFVHQRDHTGERPYSCSECGKCFKWKASFDGHQKIHIDERPYSCSECEKSFIKKNALHEHQRIHTGERPYPCSECGKSFMTKGQLVHHQRLHVGERYSCSECGKSFTQKGNLVYHQKIHMGERPYSCSQCGKSFIHKKSFVYHQRTHTR; translated from the exons ATGGAGGACGGGGAGATGATTACGGAATGTAAACAGGAGGAATCTTCTCTACATATGGACAcaa CAGATGACCATAATGTCCGGAATACGTCTGAGGAATCTTCTGATAAATCACATACCAGGACTCTAAGATTTCACAGTAGAAATACTTTAATAGATCCGTCTATTCCCGAGGAATCTTCTTCAGGGCAGGAAGGAGATCACACAGAAGAgaggtcattgtcatgttcagtGTGTGGGAAACTTTTCACAAAAAAGAGATACCTTCTTAAACACAGGAAATATCACACTGCTGAGCATCACCAGTACAGTCACACGGGTGAGCATtccttttcatgttcagagtgcgggaaaggttttatTCATAAATCTGGGCTTGTTGGACATCAGAGaagtcacacaggtgagcgtccgttttcatgttcagagtgcgggaaatcttacaCTGAGAGAAAAAATCTTATTAAACATCAAAAGAttcacacgggcgagcgtccctattcatgttcagagtgcgggaagtgtttctctAGTAAACAAAGCCTTCTTGCACACTGGTAcagtcacacgggtgagcgtcccttttcctgttcagagtgcgggaaaggtttcacTGTAAAAAGCAAACTTCTTATCCACGAaaaaattcacacaggtgagtctcctcattcatgttcagagtgcgggaaatgtttcattgAGGAAATAAATCTTCTCGTACACCAAAGAAGTCACACAGGTGAGTCTTctcattcatgttcagagtgtgggaaatgtttcactgaGGAAATAAATCTCATTAAACACCTGaagattcacacgggtgagcgtccctatccatgttcagagtgcgggaaaagtttcacTCGGAAAAGAAATCTTATTAGACACCAGaagattcacacgggtgagcgtccttattcatgttcagagtgcgggaaaggtttcattGAGAAAGCAAAACTTTTTGTACACCAGAGagatcacacgggtgagcgtccttattcatgctcagagtgtgggaaatgttttaaatGGAAAGCGTCTTTTGATggacaccagaaaattcacatagatgagcgtccctattcatgttcagagtgcgagaAATCTTTCATTAAGAAAAACGCCCTTCatgaacaccagagaattcacacaggtgagcgtccttatccatgttcagagtgcgggaaatctttcatgaCGAAAGGACAGCTTGTGCATCACCAGAGATTGCACGTGGGTGAAcgttattcatgttcagagtgcgggaaatctttcactcagaaaggaaaccttgtgtatcaccagaaaattcacatgggagagcgtccttattcatgttcacagtgcgggaaatctttcattcataa
- the LOC120910107 gene encoding gastrula zinc finger protein XlCGF57.1-like isoform X2: MEDGEMITECKQEESSLHMDTNDHNVRNTSEESSDKSHTRTLRFHSRNTLIDPSIPEESSSGQEGDHTEERSLSCSVCGKLFTKKRYLLKHRKYHTAEHHQYSHTGEHSFSCSECGKGFIHKSGLVGHQRSHTGERPFSCSECGKSYTERKNLIKHQKIHTGERPYSCSECGKCFSSKQSLLAHWYSHTGERPFSCSECGKGFTVKSKLLIHEKIHTGESPHSCSECGKCFIEEINLLVHQRSHTGESSHSCSECGKCFTEEINLIKHLKIHTGERPYPCSECGKSFTRKRNLIRHQKIHTGERPYSCSECGKGFIEKAKLFVHQRDHTGERPYSCSECGKCFKWKASFDGHQKIHIDERPYSCSECEKSFIKKNALHEHQRIHTGERPYPCSECGKSFMTKGQLVHHQRLHVGERYSCSECGKSFTQKGNLVYHQKIHMGERPYSCSQCGKSFIHKKSFVYHQRTHTR, encoded by the exons ATGGAGGACGGGGAGATGATTACGGAATGTAAACAGGAGGAATCTTCTCTACATATGGACAcaa ATGACCATAATGTCCGGAATACGTCTGAGGAATCTTCTGATAAATCACATACCAGGACTCTAAGATTTCACAGTAGAAATACTTTAATAGATCCGTCTATTCCCGAGGAATCTTCTTCAGGGCAGGAAGGAGATCACACAGAAGAgaggtcattgtcatgttcagtGTGTGGGAAACTTTTCACAAAAAAGAGATACCTTCTTAAACACAGGAAATATCACACTGCTGAGCATCACCAGTACAGTCACACGGGTGAGCATtccttttcatgttcagagtgcgggaaaggttttatTCATAAATCTGGGCTTGTTGGACATCAGAGaagtcacacaggtgagcgtccgttttcatgttcagagtgcgggaaatcttacaCTGAGAGAAAAAATCTTATTAAACATCAAAAGAttcacacgggcgagcgtccctattcatgttcagagtgcgggaagtgtttctctAGTAAACAAAGCCTTCTTGCACACTGGTAcagtcacacgggtgagcgtcccttttcctgttcagagtgcgggaaaggtttcacTGTAAAAAGCAAACTTCTTATCCACGAaaaaattcacacaggtgagtctcctcattcatgttcagagtgcgggaaatgtttcattgAGGAAATAAATCTTCTCGTACACCAAAGAAGTCACACAGGTGAGTCTTctcattcatgttcagagtgtgggaaatgtttcactgaGGAAATAAATCTCATTAAACACCTGaagattcacacgggtgagcgtccctatccatgttcagagtgcgggaaaagtttcacTCGGAAAAGAAATCTTATTAGACACCAGaagattcacacgggtgagcgtccttattcatgttcagagtgcgggaaaggtttcattGAGAAAGCAAAACTTTTTGTACACCAGAGagatcacacgggtgagcgtccttattcatgctcagagtgtgggaaatgttttaaatGGAAAGCGTCTTTTGATggacaccagaaaattcacatagatgagcgtccctattcatgttcagagtgcgagaAATCTTTCATTAAGAAAAACGCCCTTCatgaacaccagagaattcacacaggtgagcgtccttatccatgttcagagtgcgggaaatctttcatgaCGAAAGGACAGCTTGTGCATCACCAGAGATTGCACGTGGGTGAAcgttattcatgttcagagtgcgggaaatctttcactcagaaaggaaaccttgtgtatcaccagaaaattcacatgggagagcgtccttattcatgttcacagtgcgggaaatctttcattcataa
- the LOC120910078 gene encoding gastrula zinc finger protein XlCGF26.1-like has product MEEGEMIMESKQEESSLHIDTTDDHNVRNTSEESSDKSHTRTLRSHSRNTLIDPSIPEESSSGQEGDHTVESSLSCSVCGKLFTNKRELLKHKKRHTAERPYSCSECGKCFTLKGSVLRHKKSHTGERPYSCSECGKCFTLKANLHKHKKSHTGVRPFSCSECGKSFTRKSTLDEHQRVHTGERPYSCSECEKCFNVKGSFLRHIKVHTGERPYSCSECGKCFSMKGNLLKHEKSHTDERLFSCSECGNSFIQKKEFLIHQRSHTGESSHSCSECGKCFNKKMYLIRHQKIHTGERPYSCKECGKGFLEKAKLLVHQRAHTGDRPYSCSECGKGFFDKAILHVHQRAHTGVRPYACSECGKSFTQKSALDEHQRYHTGERPYPCSECGKSFTSKGNLVKHQRIHTGVRPFPCSECGRSFMTKGSLVYHQRMHVGERHSCSECGKSFTQKSALDAHQRYHTGERPYPCSECGKSFMSKGNLGKHQRIHTGERLYSCSECGKSFTHKESLVYHQRSHTS; this is encoded by the exons atggaggagggggagatgattaTGGAAAGTAAACAGGAGGAATCTTCTCTACATATAGACACAA CAGATGACCATAATGTCCGGAATACGTCTGAGGAATCTTCTGATAAATCACATACCAGGACTCTAAGATCTCACAGTAGAAATACTTTAATAGATCCGTCTATTCCCGAGGAATCTTCTTCAGGGCAGGAAGGAGATCACACAGTAGAGAGTTCATTGTCATGTTCAGTGTGTGGGAAACTTTTCACAAATAAGAGAGAACTTCTTAAACACAAGAAACGTCACACCGCTGAacgtccctattcatgttcagagtgcgggaagtgtttcactTTGAAAGGAAGCGTCCTTAGACACAAAAAgagtcacacaggtgagcgtccctattcatgttcagagtgcgggaaatgtttcactttGAAAGCAAACCttcacaaacacaaaaaaagtcaCACAGGTGTGCGTcccttttcatgttcagagtgcgggaagtcTTTCACTCGAAAAAGCACCCTTGATGaacaccagagggttcacacaggtgagcgtccctattcatgttcgGAGTGCGAGAAATGTTTCAATGTGAAAGGAAGCTTTCTGAGACATATAAaagttcacacgggtgagcgtccctattcatgttcagagtgcgggaaatgttttagtaTGAAAGGAAACCTTCTTAAACACGAAAAAAGTCACACAGATGAGCGTCTCTTttcgtgttcagagtgtgggaataGTTTCAttcaaaaaaaagaatttcttatACACCAAAGAAGTCACACAGGCGAGTCTTctcattcatgttcagagtgcgggaaatgtttcaataaaaaaatgtatcttatTAGACACCAGAAGATTCACACGGGGGAGCGTCCCTATTCATGCAAAGAGTGTGGAAAAGGTTTCCTTGAGAAAGCAAAACTTCTTGTACACCAGAGAGCTCACACGGGTGaccgtccttattcatgttcagagtgcgggaaaggtttcttTGATAAAGCAATACTTCATGTACACCAGAGAGCTCACACAGGTGTGCGTCCTTatgcatgttcagagtgcgggaaatctttcactcaaaAAAGCGCCCTTGATGAACACCAGAGATATCACACTGGGGAGCGTCCTTatccatgttcagagtgcgggaaatctttcacgtcgaaaggaaaccttgttaaacaccagagaattcacacgggtgtgCGTCCCTTtccgtgttcagagtgcgggagatCTTTTATGACGAAAGGAAGCCTTGTGTATCACCAGAGGATGCACGTGGGCGAGCgtcattcatgttcagagtgcgggaaatctttcactcaaaAAAGCGCCCTTGATGCACACCAGAGAtatcacacgggtgagcgtccttatccatgttcagagtgcgggaaatctttcatgtCGAAAGGAAACCTTGgtaaacaccagagaattcacacaggtgagcgtctttattcatgttcagagtgcgggaaatctttcactcacaAAGAAAGCCTAGTGTatcaccagagaagtcacacgaGCTAA